The stretch of DNA GTCCTGGCGGCTGTTGCGATATATGCAGTTAATTATGCTGGCTTCTTTGGAAGCTTTCATATTCCGATGAATCCAGTAACGATCAGTACTGTCCTTGTGCTTGGACTGCCAGGGGTGGGTTTATTGATCAGCCTAAAATTGACAGGGATTTAGTTGTTGACTCGGCTTTGGGATCTGTGATACATTAATACTCGTTCCTTTGTTGGTTGTACCATTCAAAAGGCAAGCAAAAAAAGATTTTAAAAAAAGTGCTTGACTGCTAACAAGAGAATATGATATATTATAAAAGTCGCCGCTGAG from Paenibacillus sp. CAA11 encodes:
- a CDS encoding pro-sigmaK processing inhibitor BofA family protein — translated: MNWIGLAVLLVSSVLLLYIWISRRLGVAWLTKLGLQIVLAAVAIYAVNYAGFFGSFHIPMNPVTISTVLVLGLPGVGLLISLKLTGI